From a single Eleginops maclovinus isolate JMC-PN-2008 ecotype Puerto Natales chromosome 2, JC_Emac_rtc_rv5, whole genome shotgun sequence genomic region:
- the rep15 gene encoding rab15 effector protein, with amino-acid sequence MGQTISKPTNPFQNSNFSLKHSSPSRPFNEQNMAPRPSIFSTLRRPLITKTNDFIPLFNDCISAAASRTQEYLLFKDPEDKLHASPEVLTQVFLMTYISQSVSLNMTDRFNCTAMTPEQRILLGADWVWAMLEKPTKNPRIQIAVQVLHLPDREDAEENSIPQEACSESIQIAKNESSNKTTYERMVDFCTSIGKDCYALFLFLGKKNDKGNIYGVLSNNFEAAIGKCNKIDRPFIENFFRGSRYLHTPPGMMQAIVTKKEGDSLTLMVKFS; translated from the exons ATGGGCCAGACCATCAGCAAACCCACCAACCCCTTCCAGAACTCCAACTTCTCTTTAAAGCACAGCTCCCCCAGCCGTCCCTTCAACGAACAGAACATGGCCCCTCGACCAAGCATCTTCTCCACATTAAGAAGGCCCCTCATCACCAAAACTAATGATTTCATACCACTCTTCAATGACTGCATCTCTGCCGCCGCATCAAGAACTCAAGAATACCTCCTTTTCAAAGACCCAGAGGACAAGCTCCATGCAAGCCCTGAGGTGCTCACCCAG GTCTTCCTAATGACCTACATCTCTCAGAGTGTCAGCCTGAACATGACAGACAGATTCAACTGCACGGCCATGACGCCTGAGCAGCGCATCCTCTTGGGGGCTGACTGGGTCTGGGCCATGCTGGAAAAGCCCACAAAGAACCCTCGGATCCAGATCGCTGTGCAGGTCCTGCACCTGCCTGACAGGGAGGATGCTGAGGAAAACAGCATCCCCCAAGAGGCCTGCAGCGAGTCCATCCAGATTGCAAAAAATGAGTCCAGTAACAAGACCACATACGAGAGAATGGTTGACTTCTGCACATCCATTGGCAAGGACTGCTACGCCCTCTTCTTGTTCTTGGGAAAGAAAAACGACAAGGGGAATATCTATGGAGTCCTCAGCAACAACTTTGAGGCTGCAATCGGAAAGTGCAACAAGATTGACAGACCTTTTATCGAAAACTTCTTCAGAGGCTCAAGGTATCTCCATACACCTCCAGGAATGATGCAAGCAATTGTGACCAAAAAAGAGGGGGACTCACTCACTCTCATGGTTAAATTCAGCTAA